In a single window of the Gemmatimonadaceae bacterium genome:
- a CDS encoding amidohydrolase, giving the protein MRGGTKLRQRSRTGGTRYGHLSPGRGAAHNSPGPTSSAFEGSFICSLIRSFIGSVIGSFICVFMSLRSITVRTTLAMLACLAPLALHAPALRAQEADLILTGGRIWTGNTAQPYAQAVAIRDGKLLTVGSDADVASHRGATTRVIPLEGRFVTPGFIDNHTHFNQAGALLLGVNLLDVAEPRAFAARVKAARDRLPQGAWITGGDWGAYEDWNANSAGSAAARAATTPRARFSPDRSIVDSVTPNTPVFLQRWDRTAYLANGAALSAAKLDCASAVAGLECVDGRATGRLTGAALAQLQRAIPPKPFEQRLREGRVAIAHLNELGVTGINDVTPPEQLPVYHALKQRGELTVRVYARPTLDKWDDLTAVGIPHGFGDDWLRIGGLKGFVDGIQGNSTARFYEPQLHSGKRGEWRDSTNTAATSGPGSGMQPAGNMLKNLMGADRAGLWPQVHAIGDEAIDTLLTLYEKVMTENPPRDRRFRIIHSQVLRNAEVAKRYARLGIIAEVQPYHAIDDMRWMEERIGERSRWAYAFRTLQDAGVRLTFGSDWPGTNASWYTADPMKILYAAVTRKTLDGKPEGGWQPQEKLDLESSLRNYTANNAYAMGEEATRGKVMPGMLADLTVLDHDLFAIAPEAIKDVKVLLTIVGGRVVFERSRM; this is encoded by the coding sequence ATGCGCGGCGGAACGAAGCTGCGGCAGCGGTCGCGAACGGGTGGCACACGCTACGGCCACCTGTCGCCTGGCCGGGGTGCGGCGCACAATTCTCCCGGCCCGACTTCCAGCGCGTTCGAGGGCTCGTTCATCTGCTCGCTCATTCGCTCGTTCATCGGCTCGGTCATCGGCTCGTTCATCTGCGTGTTCATGTCTCTACGCTCCATCACCGTTCGTACGACGCTGGCGATGCTGGCCTGCCTGGCGCCGCTCGCCCTCCACGCGCCGGCACTCCGCGCGCAGGAGGCCGACCTGATCCTGACCGGGGGGCGCATCTGGACCGGGAACACCGCGCAGCCGTACGCGCAGGCGGTGGCCATTCGCGACGGGAAGCTCCTCACGGTGGGGAGCGACGCCGACGTGGCCTCGCACCGCGGAGCGACCACGCGCGTGATTCCGCTCGAGGGGCGTTTCGTGACGCCGGGCTTCATCGACAACCACACGCACTTCAACCAGGCCGGGGCGCTCCTGCTGGGGGTGAATCTCCTGGATGTAGCCGAACCGCGCGCCTTTGCGGCACGGGTCAAGGCGGCTCGTGACCGGCTCCCGCAGGGGGCGTGGATCACGGGGGGCGATTGGGGGGCGTATGAGGACTGGAACGCGAACAGTGCAGGCTCGGCGGCGGCTCGTGCAGCGACGACACCTCGTGCGCGTTTCTCCCCCGACCGGAGCATCGTCGACTCGGTCACGCCGAACACGCCGGTCTTCCTGCAGCGCTGGGATCGGACGGCGTACCTGGCCAACGGCGCCGCGCTGTCGGCGGCCAAGCTCGATTGCGCGAGCGCGGTGGCGGGGCTCGAGTGCGTTGACGGCCGGGCGACGGGACGACTTACGGGCGCCGCGCTCGCGCAGCTCCAGAGGGCGATCCCTCCCAAGCCGTTCGAGCAGCGCCTGCGCGAGGGGCGCGTGGCCATCGCTCATCTCAACGAACTCGGCGTCACGGGGATCAACGACGTCACGCCGCCGGAGCAGCTCCCGGTGTACCATGCGCTCAAGCAGCGCGGCGAACTCACCGTGCGCGTGTATGCGCGCCCCACGCTCGACAAGTGGGACGACCTCACGGCGGTGGGGATCCCGCACGGCTTTGGCGACGACTGGCTGCGGATCGGTGGACTGAAGGGGTTCGTCGACGGGATCCAGGGAAACTCGACGGCGCGCTTCTACGAGCCGCAGCTGCACTCGGGGAAGCGTGGCGAGTGGCGCGACTCGACCAACACGGCGGCGACGAGCGGCCCTGGTTCGGGGATGCAGCCGGCCGGCAACATGCTGAAGAACCTGATGGGCGCCGACCGCGCGGGGCTCTGGCCGCAGGTGCACGCCATCGGCGACGAGGCGATCGACACGCTGCTCACGCTGTATGAGAAGGTGATGACGGAGAACCCGCCGCGCGACCGCCGGTTCCGCATCATCCATTCGCAGGTACTGCGCAACGCCGAGGTGGCGAAACGCTACGCACGTTTAGGGATCATCGCCGAGGTGCAGCCGTACCATGCCATCGACGACATGCGCTGGATGGAGGAGCGCATTGGCGAGCGCTCGCGCTGGGCCTATGCGTTCCGGACGCTGCAGGACGCCGGCGTGCGCCTCACCTTCGGCTCCGACTGGCCGGGGACGAACGCCTCGTGGTATACCGCCGACCCGATGAAGATCCTGTACGCCGCCGTCACGCGTAAAACACTCGATGGAAAGCCCGAGGGTGGCTGGCAGCCGCAAGAGAAGCTCGACCTCGAGAGTTCGCTGCGGAACTACACCGCCAACAACGCCTACGCCATGGGTGAGGAAGCGACGCGAGGCAAGGTGATGCCGGGGATGCTCGCCGACCTGACCGTGCTGGATCACGACCTCTTCGCCATCGCACCCGAGGCCATCAAGGATGTGAAGGTTCTACTGACGATCGTCGGCGGGCGTGTGGTGTTCGAGCGGTCGCGGATGTGA
- a CDS encoding serine/threonine-protein phosphatase → MTTPPDPQGTPAPDATAPGGDASVMLTDVFGLSHTGLVPEENQDRFIVARMRKVVDVTSTNLDRERLTARMHGGDAWLMAVADGVGGRAGGAEASSSAVESTLEYIGRATGCYHRFDAEEEARFIEKMEEAVMAAHKSLLSANGDSQWSPATTLTMVMLVVPRAYLVHVGDTRAYYLRGERLLQLTRDQTFGQYLLDTGAVSDEHVVESPMGRTLASAVGSSEVHPTLGLIDLEAGDMLLLCSDGLTKHVPNDEVRRLLRSSATAREACEALVNAALSGGGSDNVSVVVARFA, encoded by the coding sequence ATGACGACTCCTCCCGATCCCCAGGGGACACCCGCCCCCGACGCAACGGCGCCCGGCGGCGACGCCTCCGTGATGCTCACCGACGTCTTCGGCCTCTCCCACACGGGACTCGTCCCCGAGGAGAACCAGGACCGCTTCATCGTGGCGCGCATGCGGAAGGTGGTTGACGTCACGAGCACCAACCTCGACCGCGAGCGCCTCACCGCGCGCATGCACGGCGGCGACGCCTGGCTCATGGCGGTGGCTGACGGTGTGGGCGGTCGCGCCGGCGGCGCCGAGGCGAGCAGCAGCGCCGTGGAGTCGACGCTCGAGTACATCGGGCGCGCCACGGGGTGCTACCATCGCTTCGACGCCGAGGAGGAGGCGCGCTTCATCGAGAAGATGGAAGAGGCAGTGATGGCGGCTCACAAATCGCTGCTCTCGGCCAATGGCGACTCGCAGTGGTCGCCGGCCACGACGCTGACGATGGTGATGCTCGTGGTTCCGCGCGCCTACCTCGTGCATGTGGGCGATACGCGCGCCTACTACCTGCGTGGCGAGCGCTTGTTGCAGCTGACGCGCGACCAGACGTTCGGGCAGTACCTGCTCGATACCGGCGCCGTGAGCGACGAGCACGTGGTCGAGTCGCCGATGGGGCGCACCCTGGCCAGCGCCGTGGGGAGTTCCGAGGTGCATCCCACGCTTGGCCTCATCGACCTCGAGGCGGGGGACATGCTCCTCCTCTGTAGTGACGGGCTCACCAAGCACGTCCCAAACGACGAGGTGCGGCGTCTGCTGCGTTCCTCGGCCACCGCGCGCGAGGCGTGCGAGGCACTGGTGAACGCGGCGCTCTCGGGGGGAGGGAGCGACAACGTCAGCGTCGTGGTGGCGCGCTTCGCGTAG
- a CDS encoding FAD-dependent oxidoreductase, with the protein MSDANAPIDPLTGATPANPHSNTSLGAGVSDASSATSFPLADAQAIDDPMARRDFLRMAGVGAGALMIGGCATGGGAQPLAPARGIAPARATRGSGHIVVIGAGAWGGWTSLYLRRRGARVTMIDAYGPANSRASSGDETRGIRSSYGDRATAGELWTSWARTAIARWRAFDDEYAAEFGTKFFHQTGDVICRAQDEPFVKRTRELWTAQGVKFEVIDGAEVMKRWPVIAAHDITIAITEPDAGVARARAATQAVAAIAQREGVQLVISRVRPGAIVNGKMDGVVLEDGSVVRGDQYVFCTGPWLRKMFAKELENRMRIPMGYVCYFSVPEGDHRFTFPNLPSYNFPGVTGWPALPVDLRGFRVRGAIAPRNAGQGQSEEEKKAAQERAINQASIDSAQADPDTSNRWMSQERIDGSRRFVAERFPVLATAPMNETRSCHYESSINRDFIIDHLPGTENAWVAGVGQAEGFKFGPVVGEYIATRVLGYAGDPKLAEAFKFPVKEYEKASDPWDDNA; encoded by the coding sequence ATGTCCGACGCGAACGCTCCGATCGATCCCCTCACCGGGGCCACCCCTGCCAACCCGCATTCCAACACGTCGCTTGGCGCGGGGGTGAGCGACGCCTCTTCAGCCACATCGTTCCCGCTCGCCGATGCCCAGGCGATCGACGACCCGATGGCTCGGCGCGACTTCCTGCGCATGGCCGGTGTAGGGGCTGGGGCGCTGATGATCGGCGGCTGTGCGACCGGCGGAGGTGCGCAACCGCTCGCGCCGGCGCGTGGCATTGCCCCGGCTCGCGCAACGCGCGGAAGCGGACACATCGTCGTGATCGGCGCCGGCGCGTGGGGGGGATGGACGTCGCTCTATCTCCGCCGCCGCGGCGCACGCGTCACGATGATCGATGCCTATGGCCCCGCCAACTCGCGCGCATCGAGCGGCGATGAGACGCGCGGCATTCGCTCATCCTACGGCGACCGCGCCACCGCCGGCGAACTCTGGACCTCGTGGGCGCGCACCGCCATCGCGCGTTGGCGCGCCTTCGACGACGAATACGCCGCGGAGTTCGGGACGAAGTTCTTCCACCAGACCGGCGACGTGATCTGCCGCGCGCAGGACGAACCCTTCGTCAAGCGCACGCGCGAACTCTGGACCGCGCAGGGGGTGAAGTTCGAGGTCATTGACGGCGCCGAGGTGATGAAGCGCTGGCCCGTGATCGCCGCGCACGACATCACGATCGCCATCACCGAGCCCGACGCAGGGGTCGCGCGCGCCCGCGCCGCGACGCAAGCGGTCGCCGCGATCGCGCAACGCGAGGGGGTGCAGCTGGTCATCTCCCGCGTGCGCCCCGGCGCCATCGTCAACGGGAAGATGGACGGCGTCGTCCTCGAGGATGGAAGCGTCGTGCGTGGCGACCAGTATGTCTTCTGCACGGGGCCATGGCTGCGGAAGATGTTCGCGAAGGAACTGGAGAACCGCATGCGCATCCCGATGGGTTACGTCTGCTACTTCAGCGTCCCCGAGGGCGATCACCGCTTCACCTTTCCCAACCTCCCCAGCTACAACTTTCCCGGCGTCACGGGATGGCCGGCGCTGCCCGTGGACCTGCGCGGCTTTAGGGTACGCGGCGCCATTGCCCCCAGGAACGCCGGGCAGGGTCAATCCGAGGAAGAAAAGAAGGCGGCGCAGGAGCGTGCCATCAACCAGGCCTCCATCGACTCGGCGCAGGCCGACCCCGACACCAGCAACCGGTGGATGTCGCAGGAGCGCATCGACGGCTCGCGCCGCTTTGTTGCCGAGCGCTTTCCCGTGTTAGCCACTGCGCCGATGAACGAGACGCGTTCGTGCCACTACGAGTCGAGCATCAACCGCGACTTCATCATCGACCACCTGCCGGGGACGGAGAACGCGTGGGTCGCCGGTGTGGGACAGGCGGAGGGATTCAAGTTCGGCCCGGTGGTGGGCGAGTACATCGCCACGCGCGTGCTGGGCTACGCGGGTGATCCCAAGCTCGCCGAGGCCTTCAAGTTCCCGGTCAAGGAATACGAGAAGGCCTCCGATCCCTGGGACGACAACGCGTAG
- a CDS encoding RidA family protein — translation MSRSPWIAAVAVVAALTATLVVAPSAGAQNPKREAIVPPGSSPSPILTPGIRVGNLVYGSGQLGTRRENPDSTIGGQTSIALDNIKKVFEAAGTDMAHALKCTVFLIDVKDFGGMNQAYRTFFPDTPPARTTVVVAALVVPGAKVEIECLAAMPSK, via the coding sequence ATGTCGCGTTCGCCATGGATTGCAGCCGTCGCGGTCGTTGCCGCGCTTACCGCCACGCTCGTGGTGGCCCCATCGGCGGGGGCCCAGAACCCCAAGCGTGAGGCGATCGTCCCGCCGGGATCGTCGCCCTCGCCGATCCTCACCCCGGGGATCCGCGTGGGGAACCTGGTCTACGGCTCCGGCCAGCTCGGCACGCGTCGCGAGAACCCCGACAGCACCATCGGCGGGCAGACCTCGATTGCGCTGGACAACATCAAGAAGGTGTTCGAGGCCGCGGGGACCGACATGGCGCACGCCCTCAAGTGCACCGTCTTCCTCATCGACGTGAAGGACTTTGGCGGGATGAACCAGGCGTATCGAACGTTCTTCCCCGATACGCCGCCGGCGCGCACGACGGTGGTGGTCGCGGCGCTCGTGGTGCCGGGGGCCAAGGTCGAGATCGAGTGCCTGGCGGCGATGCCGTCCAAGTAG